The region TCTCGAGCTCTTCGTGCTGCGAGACGGGGTCCACCCGTCGCGGGTCCTGACCGCGGCCGCGGAAGCCGGGGACCTCGCCGCCCTGATGGCCAGCTACCGTCCCCAGACCCCGCGCTATGCCCGGCTGACGCGGGCGCTCGCCCATTACCGGGAGCTCGCGCGCGGCGGCGGCTGGCAGCCGATCCCCGAGGGTCACTCGCTGAAGCCCGGGATGACCGATCCCAGGGTCGGCCTGCTGCGCGAGCGCCTCAGGCTCTGGGGCGACCTGGCGCCGGACGACGACATGGCGGGCGCCGGCGGCGATCCCGATTTCTTCGACGAGCAGCTCGCCGAGGCGGTCGAGCGCATGCAGTACCGCCACGGCCTCGGGGTCGACGCCGCCGTCGGTCCAAAGACCCTGGCGGCCCTCAACGTGCCGGTCGAGGCCCGGATCGAGCAGATGGTCCTCAACCTGGAGCGCCGGCGCTGGATGCCCGACGACCTGGGCCAGCGCTACATCTTCGTCAATCTCGCCGACTTCTCGCTCAAGCTGGTCGACGAGCCCAAGACGCTGCTGGCGCAGCGCGTCGTGATCGGCAAGACCTTCCACATGACGCCGGTCTTCAGCGACGAGATGACCTACCTGGAGATCAACCCCTTCTGGCACGTGCCGCCGAGCATCGCCCGCCGCTCGATCCTGCCGAAGATCAAGCGCGACGTTAACTATCTGGCGGACAACAAGTTCACGCTTTTCAGCGACTGGAGCGGCGACGCCACCGTGGTCGACCCCAAGACGGTCGACTGGTCGGACTACACCGGCCGCTTCCCCTACAAGCTGCGGCAGGGCTCGGGCGACGGCAACGCGCTCGGCCGGATCAAGTTCATGTTCCCGAACCGCTTCAGCGTCTACCTGCACGGCACCCCGGCGAAATCCCTGTTCGAGAAGTCCCAGCGGGACTTCAGCTCGGGCTGTGTCCGGGTCGAGGACCCCCCGGGCCTCGCCGCTGGGGTTCTCTCCGGCGAGCCGGACTGGTCGCTGGAACAGATCCAGGCGGCCATCGATTCCGGTAAGCGGCGGGTCGTGACGCTCCCCGAGCCCCTGCCGGTGCACATCAGCTACCTGACGGCCTGGGTGAACAAAGACGGCAGCGTTCACTTCCGCCGGGACATCTACCAGCGCGACCGCCTGCTGGCCGAGGCCTTGCTCGGGCCGCGCGCGACGCGGATCAGCTATTGATAACCGGCGGTGCCGGCCGCTCCCGGAGATTGCACGCGGGCGTCGCGCGCTGTATCTAGGGGCGAATCGTCATGTTGGTTAAGAGGCATTATGGTTAATCAAGCAGTACCGATGAGCGGCCAGACCGGCCCGAACCTCCTGCCGTCGCGCCGGCGGTTCCTGTTCCACGTCGGCGCCGGCGCCGCAGCCGCCGCGACCGTCGGCCTCGTGCCCGCCGGGAGCGCCCTGGCCGCCCGGCTCGGCCTGCCGCCGGAGCGCAGCCTCTCGTTCCGCTCGCTGCATACCGGCGAGCGGCTGACGGCCCGCTACGTCCGTGGCGGCCAGCACGACGCCGAGGGTCTGGCCGCGATCGACCATATCCTGCGCGACTGGCGCACGGGTGAGGTGTACCGCATGGACCGGGGGGTCCTCGACCTGCTCTACGCGGTGCGGCGCCGGCTCGACAGCGACGCGCCGATCGAGATCATCTCCGCCTACCGCTCGCCCAAGACCAACGCCAAGCTGGCCGGCCGCAGCGGCGGGGTCGCCAAGCGGAGCCTCCACATGCGCGGCATGGCGATCGATTTCCGCCTGCCCGAGCGCGATCTCGCGGCGGTTCACCGGACGGCCCTCGACATGAAGGCGGGCGGCGTCGGGCTCTACACCCGCTCCGGCTTCCTGCACGTCGACACCGGCCGGGTCCGCCGCTGGGGCAGCTAGAGCGGATCTGCTCCAGCGGGCTGATTCGGGCGCCCGCGGCCTTTCCGTGGCGGGCCTGCCGCGCTATTCTCCAGCCTCTTGGGATGGACAGCCTTTTGTTGGGGGAGGCCGCGCCATGACGGGCGGAGCGCAGGGTCCGCGGACCCTGTTCGACAAGATCTGGGACAGCCACGTGGTGGACCGTCAGGAAGACGGTACCTGCCTGCTCTACATCGACCGCCACCTGGTCCACGAGGTGACCTCGCCCCAGGCCTTCGAGGGCCTGCGACTGGCCGGGCGGACGGTGCGCCGGCCCCAGGCGACCCTGGCCGTACCGGACCACAACGTGCCGACCAGCGACCGCAGCCAGGGCATCGACGACGAGCAGAGCCGGATCCAGGTCGAGACCCTGCAGAAGAACTGCGCCGAATTCGGCGTGCCGATCTTCGACATGGACGACATCCGCCAGGGCATCGTCCACATCATCGGGCCCGAGCAGGGCTTCACCCTGCCGGGCATGACCATCGTCTGCGGCGATTCCCACACCTCGACCCACGGCGCCTTCGGCTCGCTGGCCTTCGGCATCGGCACCTCCGAGGTCGAGCACGTGCTGGCGACCCAGACCCTTATCCAGAAGCCGGCCCGCAACATGCGTATCACGGTCGACGGCGCGCTGCCCACCGGCATCACCGGCAAGGATCTGGTGCTGGCAATCATCGGCAAGATCGGCACGGCCGGCGGCACCGGCCACGTGATCGAGTACGCCGGCCAGGCGATCCGCGACCTCTCGATGGAAGGCCGCATGACGGTCTGCAACATGTCGATCGAGGGCGGCGCCCGCGCCGGCCTGATCGCCCCCGACGAGACCACCTTCGAGTACCTCATGGGCCGGCCCATGGCGCCCAAGGCCGGGGCCTGGGAGCAGGCGGTGACTGCCTGGCGCGCCCTGCCATCCGATCCGGGCGCGGCCTACGACAAGGAGGTCACGCTCTCGACCGCCGAGATCGAGCCCCAGGTCACCTGGGGCACCAGCCCGGAGGACGTGCTGCCGATATCGGCCGCGGTGCCCGGCCCCGAGGCGGCACCCGACGAGAACAAGGCCCAGGCCATCGAGCGTTCGCTCGCCTACATGGGCCTCGCCTCCGGGACCCCGCTCAAGGAGATCGCGATCGACAAGGTCTTCATCGGCTCCTGCACCAACGGCCGGATCGAGGACCTTCGCGCCGTGGCCCGGGTCGCCGAGGGCCGCAAGGTGGCCGAGGGCGTGCACGCCATGATCGTGCCGGGCTCGGGCCTGGTGAAGGAGCAGGCCGAGTCCGAGGGCCTGGACCGGATCTTCGCCGAGGCCGGCTTCGACTGGCGCGAGCCGGGCTGCTCCATGTGTCTCGCCATGAACGCCGACAAGCTGAAGCCCGGCGAGCGCTGCGCCTCGACCTCGAACCGCAACTTCGAGGGCCGCCAGGGCCCGGGCGGCCGGACCCATCTGATGAGCCCGGCCATGGCCGCGGCGGCGGCGGTGACCGGCCGCCTCGCCGACGTGCGCGAGATCCTGGGGTAGGCGCCATGGCGCAGCCGATCATCCTCAAGCCCGACCAGCCGGAAGCGGAAGAGAGCGCGCCGGAGCTGACGGTGCGCGACCGCCGGACCGGCAAGCTGCGCAGCGTGCGCGGCGTGGTCTGGACCCTGGAGGCGCCCGAGCCGCGCCGGCGCCTCGAGCTCTGGGAGCGCGACCAGCGGCGCGGCGGCCTGACCAAGGTGCTGTCCTGGCAGGACCGCCGGGAAACGCCGCGCTGGGGCGAGCGCGATCCCGAAGAGGTCGACCTGGAGCTGCTCACCGCCTATTGGATGGGGTACTAGGAGGTACCGGGATGGACAAGTTCACGACCCTGACGGCCGTGGCCGCGCCTCTGCCGATGGTCAACGTCGACACCGACAAGATCATCCCGGCGCGCTACCTCAAGACGATCAAGCGCAGCGGCCTGGGCGAGGGCCTGTTCCGCGACCTGCGCTACGGGAAGGACGGCGAGAAGACCGACTTCGTGCTCAACCAGCCGGCCTACGAGAAGGCCCAGGTCCTGGTGGTCGGCGACAACTTCGGCTGCGGCTCGTCGCGCGAGCACGCGCCCTGGGCACTGCTCGACTTCGGCATCCGCTGCGTGATCGGCACCTCCTTCGCCGACATCTTCCACAACAACTGCTTCAAGAACGGGATCCTGCCGATCGTTCTTCCCAAGGAAGAGGTCGACAAGCTGATGGACGACGCCGAGCGCGGCGCCAACGCGACCATCACGGTCGACCTCGAGTCCCAGACCATCCAGGGCCCGGACGGCGGCACGATCCGTTTCGAGGTCGACCCTTGGCGCAAGCACTGCCTGCTGAACGGCCTCGACGACATCGGCCTGACCCTGGCGAAGGCCTCGGCCATCGACGCCTTCGAGGCCAAGCAGCAGCAGACCGAGCCCTGGCTCCAGCGGTAGCAACTTCCAAGGACGAGGCTAGCTGGCACCATCACCCTTCGACAGGCTCAGGGTGAGGGGGAGATGTTTCAGCATTTACCCTCATCCTGAGCTTGTCGAAGGATGACCGTGATCAAATGCTCCAGGCTGTTTCAGCTCTGTTAGAGCAAGTCTGGGTCTGACGGCATCGCCAGACGCAATTGATCAAACCCGGTAGCTCCGCTCCAGATTGGGAGCGGCTGATCTTGCGCCGCCCCGTCGTTTGGGCTACCCGAAACGCCGCGTAAGGCCGGAAGAAACCAAGGGGGGAGGCGCGCCATGCCGTCGAACAGAAGAGTCCTGCTGCTGCCCGGAGACGGCATCGGCCCGGAGTGCGTTGCCCAGGTGACCCGCGTCCTCGACTGGATGGGCGCCGAGGGCCTGGCTGGTTTCGACATCGAGGAGGACCTGGTCGGCGGCGCCGCGATCGACGCCCACGGCGTGCCCCTGGCCGACGCGACCCTGGACAAGGCCATGGCCGCCGACGCCGTGCTGCTCGGCGCGGTCGGCGGGCCGAAGTGGGACGGCCTGCCCTTCGAGATCAAGCCGGAGCGCGGCCTCCTGAAGCTGCGTAAAGAGATGGAGCTCTTCGCCAACCTGCGCCCTGCGCTCTGCTTCGAGGCCCTGGTCTCGGCCTCGACCCTGAAGCCGGAGATCGTGCAGGGCCTCGACATCATGATCGTCCGCGAGCTGACCGGCGGCATCTACTTCGGCGAGCCGCGCGGCATCGAGACCTTGCCGGACGGCTCGCGGCGCGGCGTCAACACCCAAACCTACACCACCGGCGAGATCCACCGGGTCGCCCGGGTCGCCTTCGAGCTGGCCGCCAAGCGCGACCGGCGGGTCTGCTCCGTGGAGAAGGCCAACGTCATGGAGTCGGGCGTGCTCTGGCGCGAGGAGGTGCAGAAGCTGCACGACGCCGACTACGCCGACATCGCGCTCTCCCACATGTACGCTGACAACTGCGCCATGCAGCTGGTGCGCGATCCCAAGCAGTTCGACGTGATCGTGACCGACAACCTGTTCGGCGACCTGCTGTCCGACGCGGCGGCCATGCTGACCGGCTCGCTCGGCATGCTGCCCTCGGCCTCGCTCGGCGCGGCCGACGCGGAAGGCAACCGCAAGGCGCTCTACGAGCCGGTCCACGGCAGCGCGCCCGACATCGCGGGACAGGACAAGGCCAATCCGCTGGCCTGCCTGCTCAGTCTCGCCATGATGCTGCGCTATTCCTTCGACGACGCGCGCGGGGCGGACTTGGTCGAGGGCGCGGTCGCCCGCGTGCTCGACCGGGGCCTGCGCACCGCCGACATCATGCAGGACGGCATGACCCAGGTCTCGACCGGCGCGATGGGCAACGCGGTGCTCGAGGAGCTTGGTTCACGGACGCGCTAAAGCAGATCCGTCGCGGCGGGTGACGTCGCCTCACAAGCCCTTGATTGGACTTCCCCTGGGGAAACCCCATTTGAGCTTAGTCTCTTCGGGATAAGAGGGTCGAGAGAACGAGAGCCCTCGGTGGCCATCGCAGCCCGCCCGGGCGGCGATCTGGCGGTCAGCCCTCCGCCGGCGCTGCCGCCCTCGAAGAACAGCTCCAAAGCCTCTCTGCGTTTTGGTAAACGCAATGGGCCGCCCCGTAACGGGCGGCCCCTTCTTCATCGTCTTCTAAAGTTCACACTGCCTCGAGTTGCACCGGGGGCCGGGAGCACTTAAGTTGGGGGTTCTGTTCCTCAAACGCGGGAGTCCCCGGAATGCTCAAGTATGCCCTGGTTGCAGCGGCTGTCATCGGCTTCACCGCCCCGGCCCTCGCCTGCAGCGGATCCATGAAAACGGCTAGCACCAGCAGCCTCGAGGTTGCCCAGACCGATCAGGCGACCAAGCCTCTGCCGCAGACTCAACGGCCCCAGGGCCGCACCCAGTAGAGCCTTGTTCCGGGCGACGCCCAGCGCGCGCCCGCATGCTTGAGCGCCGCCGCCGGCAAGCCGGCTGCGGCGCTTGAATTTTGCGCGGAGAGGGCGTACCTCCTAGCCTCCTTAATCGGATTGGGGCGGAGAGTTCCATGGGCTACAGAGTTGCCGTCGCCGGCGCGACGGGAGCGGTCGGACGCGAGATCCTGACCACGCTCTCGGAGCGGGCCTTTCCGGCGGACGACGTGATCGCACTGGCGTCGGAGCGTTCGGCCGGCGCCACCGTGTCGTTCGGCGAGGACGACGAGCTCAAAGTCCAGAACCTCTCGACCTTCGACTTCAAGGGCACCGACATCCTGCTCTCCTCGCCCGGGGCCAAGGTCTCGGCCGAGCAGGCGCCGCGCGCCGCCAAGGCCGGCGCCGTGGTGATCGACAACACCTCGCAGTTCCGCATGGACCCGGAGGTTCCCCTGGTGGTGCCCGAGGTCAATCCCGACGACATCGCGGGCTACACCCGCCGCCACATCATCGCCAATCCGAACTGCTCGACCATCCAGATGGTGACGGCCCTGAAGCCGCTGCACGACCTGGCGCGCATCAATCGGGTCGTGGTGGCGACCTACCAGTCGGTCTCGGGCTCCGGCAAGGACGCCATGGACGAGCTGTTCAATCAGACCCGCGGGATCTACGTGAACGAGCCGGTCCGCCCGGAACAGTTCACCAAGCAGATCGCCTTCAACGTGATTCCCCACATCGACGTCTTCATGGACGACGGCTCGACCAAGGAAGAGTGGAAGATGGTGGTCGAGACCAAGAAGATCCTCGACCCGGCGATCAAGATCAGCGCCACCTGCGTGCGCGTGCCGGTCTTCATCGGCCACGCCGAGGCGGTCAACCTGGAATTCGAGAACCCGATCGAGGTCGAGGAGGCGCGCGACGCCCTGCGCGCCGCGCCGGGCGTCACGGTGATCGACCACCGGCTCGACGAGGGCTACGTCACCCCAGCCGAGTGCGCCGGCGAGGACGCGGTCTTCGTCAGCCGCATCCGCAGCGACCCGACGGTCGAGCACGGCCTCGCGCTCTGGGTCGTCTCGGACAACCTGCGCAAGGGCGCGGCGCTCAACGCCGTGCAGATCGCCGAGAAGCTGACCAGCGACTACCTTAACTGATCCGCTCTCGGCTCGAAATCCGCCGGGACCGAGGTGAGATGCGCCGGGCAGCGCCGGCAGTCTGAGCTGCCGAATCCCGGGACCGGGACGCCCGCGCCTCTGACCGCCAGAACCCGCCTTAGCAATGCGCACTCCTGGCCCCCGGGCACGCCGGCCAGGACGGTCACGCGGCCGGCCGACGTCAGGTGGTCGATATGCCAGCGCAACGCCTTGTCCGGGCGCAGGTGGCGGCCGATCCGCGCCCGCAGACCGCCCGGTCCATAGGCGCTGCCACAGTAGGCGTAACGGCCGGGGGCGAGCACCACGGCGCTGCGCGCCTTGAGATCGAGCGCGAGCTCCCGCGTCAGGTCGATGACCAGAACGTAGGCGCCCGGTTCCCGGGGCAGGCGGCAGAGTTCTCGGCTGGGGACGATCATCGGCACGCCGGATTTCAACAAACCGGTCGGTGGTGTATCAAGCTTGCATCTTAGGTCGATTCGGCGCGGAGGTGGGCCATGTCGCTACTCGGACAAGCCGCCGTCTTTCTCGGTGCGGCGGTCGTCGCCGTCCCGATCTCCAAGCGGCTCGGGCTGGGTTCCGTGCTGGGCTACCTCGCGGCCGGCGCGGTCATCGGCCCCTGGGGGCTGAAGCTGATCAGCGACGTCGACTCGATCCTGCACTTCGCCGAGCTCGGCGTCGTCCTGCTGCTGTTCATCATCGGACTGGAGCTGCAGCCGAACCGCCTCTGGGTCATGCGCAAGTCGGTCTTCGGCTACGGCGGCCTCCAGGTCGGCCTCTCCGCCCTCGTGATCGGCGGGGTCGGCGCGCTCTTCGGCTGGCCGTGGCAGACGTCGGTGATCGCCGGCCTGGCGCTGGCCCTCTCCTCGACCGCCTTCGCCCTCCAGATCCTCGCCGAGCGCAGCGAGCTGACCACCCGTTACGGCCGGACCGCCTTCTCGATCCTGCTGTTCCAGGATATGGCGGCGATCCCGCTGATCGCTGTCGTGCCGGTGCTCGGCGCCGACATCGCCGACGAGCTGGACCGTTCGCTCCTGTTCGAGATGCTCGCCGTCGTCGGTGTCCTGGCCGCCGTGATCATCGTCGGCCACTTCCTTCTGCGTCACGTCCTGCGCATCGTCGCCTGGACCCGCATCCGCGAGGTCTTCACTGCGATGACCCTGCTGACCGTGATCGGCACCGCACTGATCGTCTATCAGGTCGGGCTGTCCATGGCGCTGGGCGCCTTCATCGCCGGCGTGCTGCTCGCCGAGTCCGAGTATCGCCATGAGCTGGAGGCCAACATCGAGCCCTTCAAGGGTCTGCTGCTCGGCCTCTTCTTCATCGCCGTCGGCATGTACATCGACTTCGGCCTGGCGGCGGAGAAACCTTTGACCATCCTCGCCGTGGCCTTGGGGCTGACCGCGCTGAAGTTCGCGATCCTCTTCGGACTTGGCAAGTGGGTCGGCCTGAACAGCGAGGGCGCGCGCCATCTCGCCATCTCGATCTCCCAGGGCGGCGAGTTCGCCTTCGTGGTCTTCGCGCTGGCGGTGCAGACCGGCGTCATCGATCGGGACCTCGTCAGCCTGCTGGTCTTGGGCGTGATCGTGTCGATGATCCTGACGCCGCTGCTCTACCTGTTCGACGACAAGGTCCTGCGCAAGACCGCCGAAGCGGCCGACCCCGGTGACTACGAGATTCCAGACGGCGAGGAGAACCAGGTGATCATCGCCGGCTTCGGCCGCTTCGGCCAGATCATCGCGCGCATTTTGCGGGCGAAGCACATCGGCTTCACGGCGCTGGAGATCAGCCAGCAGCAGGTCGACTTCGTCAAGAAGTACGGCAACAAGGTCTACTACGGCGACCCCGCGCGCCTCGACCTGCTGCACGCCGCCAAGGCCGACAAGGCCGTGATCTTCGTCCTGGCGGTCGACGACGTGAAAGACTCCCTGGCGACCGCCGAGACCGTCCGGCGGCACTTCCCCCATCTCAAGATCTTCGCGCGGGCGCGGGACCGCCGTCATGCGCTCAAGCTGATGGAGGCCGGGGCCCATGTCGTGATCCGCGAGACCTATCTCTCCAGTCTGGACGTGGCGCGTGGTGTGCTCGAGGAGCTTGGCCTCGACGACTACCAGGCGGAGAAGGCGATCAAGATGTTCCGGGCGCACGACGAGTCGCGCCTGGCGAGCCATCTGGGCGAGGACCACGACGAGGCGCGCCTGATCGATGCGGCCAAGCAGGCGGCGGCGGAGTTGGAGGAGATCTTCGCCGAGGACGCCGAGGCCGAACGGAAGCAGGGCTCGGTCGTCGATTAGGCGGCTAGAGCGGATCATGTTTTGACGGAAACGCTTCGCGGTTCCGGCAAAGACATGTGAATCCGCTCGATATCAACTTGTTAGAGCAGATGGACCGGGTTTGATGGATCGCCTCCGGCGATTCAGCCAAACCCGGATCTGCTCTAGTGACGGCATTCGTGGCCATTCAGCCGCTAAAGGGGCTAGAACTCGGATCGCGACTCGCGATAGACCTTAAGTGATGATCCAGTCCCTGGCGGCGCTCGGACGCCTTTTCCTCCAAAGCTCGCGCGATCTTGCCCCGATCGTTCTGGTGGTCGCCTTCTTTCAGATCGCGGTCCTGCAGCAGCCCTTCCCCGACCTGACTGAAACGCTGATCGGCCTGCTCTTCGTAACGACCGGCCTGACCCTCTTCATCAGGGGCTTGGAGATGGGCATCTTCCCGCTCGGCGAGACCATGGCCGAGGCCTTTGCGCGCCGGGGTGTGCTCGTCTCGCTTTTGGTATTCGCTTTTGCTCTCGGCTTCGGGACCACGGTGGCCGAGCCGGCCTTGATCGCCGTGACCGAGGAAGCAGCCGAGGTGGCGGCTGAAGCAAAAGCGATTCCGGCCAGCGAAGAATCCCAGGAAAACTATGCCGACGGCCTGCGGCTGACCGTGGCCATTTCCGTCGGCGTCTCTCTTGTGATCGGTGTGTTCAGGATCCTCAAGGGTTGGCCGATTCAGTTTTTCATCATCGGCGGCTACCTGCTCGTCGTGCCGATGACCTTCGTTGCGCCGGAAGAGATCGTCGGCGTGGCCTTCGATTCCGGCGGCGTCACCACCTCCACCGTAACGGTGCCGTTGGTCACCGCCCTGGGAGTCGGATTGGCTAGCGTACTGCGCGGCCGCAATCCCATGATCGACGGATTCGGGCTGATCGCCTTCGCGAGCCTGATGCCGATCATTTTCGTCCTGATCTACGGCATGGCGGTGCACGGATGAACGAAGGCTGGATAGTTGGCTTCGCGCAGTCGCTTTTCGAGACCGTCCTCGACGTCCTGCCGATCATTGTCATCCTGGTGGTATTCCAGGTGGCAGTGCTGCGGGCGCGCATCCCTCGGCTGAAGCGCGTCCTGCTCGGCTTCGTCTATGCCATCGTCGGCCTGGCGCTGTTTCTCGTGGGCCTGGAGAAGGCGCTCTTTCCGCTGGGCGAGGTCATGGCCCGGCAATTGACCAACCCGGAATTCGTCGGCAACGCGAGCGACGTCGCGGCCGGCCAGGTCGATTGGCGCGACTATGCCTGGGTCTACGTTTTCGCCGCCGCGATCGGCTTCGCCACCACGGTCGCCGAGCCCGCCCTGATCGCCGTCTCGATCAAGGCCAACGAGATTTCCGGCGGCAGCCTGAGCGCCTGGGGCCTCAGGCTGGCCGTCGCCGTCGGCGTCGCGGCCTCGATCGCGCTCGGCGCCTTCCGGATCATCACCGGCACGCCCCTCTACATCTACATGATCATCGGCTACCTTCTGGTCATCATCCAGACGGTCTTCGCCTCGCGCGCGATCATCCCGCTCGCCTACGATTCCGGCGGCGTGACGACCTCGACCGTGACCGTGCCCCTGGTCACCGCGCTCGGGCTCGGTCTCGCATCGACCATCCCGGGGCGCAGCGCTCTGATCGACGGTTTCGGACTGATCGCCCTCGCCAGCCTGTTTCCCATGATCACGGTCATGGTCTATGCCCAGATAACCGGCTGGCTCGCCGGCCGCCGCAAGCGCGCCGGGTCCGTCACTACAGAAGAATAGGAGCCCGAATGAAGTTCAAACTGATCGTGGCCCTGGTCACCGACGACCTGACCGACGCCGTCATCGACGCCGCGCGCGAGACCGGCGCGACCGGCTGCACGGTCATCACCTCCGCCCGCGGCGAGGGGCTCAAGCCCTCCAAGACCTTCCTCGGCCTGACCGTGGAGGGTTTGCGCGACGTGGTCCTGCTTCTGGTCGAGCAGCATCTCAGCCGGCACATCCTGGAGACGATCGCCAAGGCCGCGCGCTTCGAGGAGGTGCCGGGCAGCGGCATCGCCTTCCAGGTCGACATCGAAGACGCGGTGGGCCTGCGGTCTCAGATCTCCACCATCGAGAGCGAAATCGAGGATCAGATATGAGCGAAGACAGCTACCTCAAAGTCCGCGACGTCATGACGCCGTCGCCCCATATGATCGACGGCCTCGCCTCAGTCACCCATGCCATGGACGTCATGAAGCGCCACCAGGTCAGCTCCCTGGTTATCGACCGCCGGCACGACGGCGACGAATACGGCATCCTGGTCGTGCAGGACATCGCGGCTAAGGTGATCGGCGAAGACCGCTCGCCGGATCGAACGTCGGTCTACCAAATCATGTCGAAGCCGGTCATCGTCATGGACGCCGACATGAACATCAAGTACGCGATCCGCCTACTCGTGCGCTTCGGACTCTCGCGCGGATTGGTGCTCGAGCACGGCAAGGTGGTCGGGATCGTGACCATGCGGGACATGGTCTATCGCTATATACCGATGGACGCCGGTGACGATTCCTGACGCCGGAGATCCACGCTCGTCCACGGCCCCGGCCGAGCGCGCTTTGGATTCTCTACCAGAATCACGCAGTTGCGGGCAGAATCCTGCGATAACTCCTGGGGATTGTGCTTGATATGCTTGGACTAACTTCTTTATATACATAAGATAGACAACTAGAATTTCTTTGGGAGCGCCTCAACCCATGGTTTCTGCCAAGGGTCCCGTTCTCTTCAACGAGCTCCACCGCCTGGAAGCGCTGCGCGGCTACGAAATCCTCGATACGCCCCCCGAGCCGGCCTACGATTCGATCACCCGACTCGCCGCCACGGTCCTCGATGTCCCGATCGCACTGATCGTCCTGGTGGACGCGCAGCGGCAGTGGTTCAAGTCGCGCTACGGCCTCGGCGCCGACGAGACGCCGCGCGAGGTCTCGTTCTGCGCCCACGCGATCCTCGACGACAGCGTGATGCAGGTGCCCGATGCGACCAAGGACCCGCGCTTCGCCGACAACACGCTGGTCACCGGCGAGGTGAAGCTGCGGTTCTACGCAGGCGCACCGCTGATCTCGCCGCAGGGTTTCCGTCTGGGTACCCTCTGCGTCATCGACCGGAAGCCCCGGCCGCTCCTGAACGAAGAGCAGATAGCCCGGCTGACCGATCTCGCGAACCTCGCGATGAGCGAGCTGGAGCTGCACAAGCTGCGTCTCAGGCTGAAACGGG is a window of Kiloniellales bacterium DNA encoding:
- a CDS encoding L,D-transpeptidase family protein, translated to MAVRLLSIVCLAVLWTAPPLQAGELGQRIAVELLSGAEAAGSDREAAVLAEVTQFYWDRDMAPLWVSQAGTNGRARQLSAILSAAAEDALDPDDYEADAVRSLIAATDPDLLAQLEVRLSMALVQLASDLGEGRVTPQVADLELFVLRDGVHPSRVLTAAAEAGDLAALMASYRPQTPRYARLTRALAHYRELARGGGWQPIPEGHSLKPGMTDPRVGLLRERLRLWGDLAPDDDMAGAGGDPDFFDEQLAEAVERMQYRHGLGVDAAVGPKTLAALNVPVEARIEQMVLNLERRRWMPDDLGQRYIFVNLADFSLKLVDEPKTLLAQRVVIGKTFHMTPVFSDEMTYLEINPFWHVPPSIARRSILPKIKRDVNYLADNKFTLFSDWSGDATVVDPKTVDWSDYTGRFPYKLRQGSGDGNALGRIKFMFPNRFSVYLHGTPAKSLFEKSQRDFSSGCVRVEDPPGLAAGVLSGEPDWSLEQIQAAIDSGKRRVVTLPEPLPVHISYLTAWVNKDGSVHFRRDIYQRDRLLAEALLGPRATRISY
- a CDS encoding DUF882 domain-containing protein yields the protein MSGQTGPNLLPSRRRFLFHVGAGAAAAATVGLVPAGSALAARLGLPPERSLSFRSLHTGERLTARYVRGGQHDAEGLAAIDHILRDWRTGEVYRMDRGVLDLLYAVRRRLDSDAPIEIISAYRSPKTNAKLAGRSGGVAKRSLHMRGMAIDFRLPERDLAAVHRTALDMKAGGVGLYTRSGFLHVDTGRVRRWGS
- the leuC gene encoding 3-isopropylmalate dehydratase large subunit, with the protein product MTGGAQGPRTLFDKIWDSHVVDRQEDGTCLLYIDRHLVHEVTSPQAFEGLRLAGRTVRRPQATLAVPDHNVPTSDRSQGIDDEQSRIQVETLQKNCAEFGVPIFDMDDIRQGIVHIIGPEQGFTLPGMTIVCGDSHTSTHGAFGSLAFGIGTSEVEHVLATQTLIQKPARNMRITVDGALPTGITGKDLVLAIIGKIGTAGGTGHVIEYAGQAIRDLSMEGRMTVCNMSIEGGARAGLIAPDETTFEYLMGRPMAPKAGAWEQAVTAWRALPSDPGAAYDKEVTLSTAEIEPQVTWGTSPEDVLPISAAVPGPEAAPDENKAQAIERSLAYMGLASGTPLKEIAIDKVFIGSCTNGRIEDLRAVARVAEGRKVAEGVHAMIVPGSGLVKEQAESEGLDRIFAEAGFDWREPGCSMCLAMNADKLKPGERCASTSNRNFEGRQGPGGRTHLMSPAMAAAAAVTGRLADVREILG
- the leuD gene encoding 3-isopropylmalate dehydratase small subunit, which gives rise to MDKFTTLTAVAAPLPMVNVDTDKIIPARYLKTIKRSGLGEGLFRDLRYGKDGEKTDFVLNQPAYEKAQVLVVGDNFGCGSSREHAPWALLDFGIRCVIGTSFADIFHNNCFKNGILPIVLPKEEVDKLMDDAERGANATITVDLESQTIQGPDGGTIRFEVDPWRKHCLLNGLDDIGLTLAKASAIDAFEAKQQQTEPWLQR
- the leuB gene encoding 3-isopropylmalate dehydrogenase, which translates into the protein MPSNRRVLLLPGDGIGPECVAQVTRVLDWMGAEGLAGFDIEEDLVGGAAIDAHGVPLADATLDKAMAADAVLLGAVGGPKWDGLPFEIKPERGLLKLRKEMELFANLRPALCFEALVSASTLKPEIVQGLDIMIVRELTGGIYFGEPRGIETLPDGSRRGVNTQTYTTGEIHRVARVAFELAAKRDRRVCSVEKANVMESGVLWREEVQKLHDADYADIALSHMYADNCAMQLVRDPKQFDVIVTDNLFGDLLSDAAAMLTGSLGMLPSASLGAADAEGNRKALYEPVHGSAPDIAGQDKANPLACLLSLAMMLRYSFDDARGADLVEGAVARVLDRGLRTADIMQDGMTQVSTGAMGNAVLEELGSRTR
- a CDS encoding aspartate-semialdehyde dehydrogenase — its product is MGYRVAVAGATGAVGREILTTLSERAFPADDVIALASERSAGATVSFGEDDELKVQNLSTFDFKGTDILLSSPGAKVSAEQAPRAAKAGAVVIDNTSQFRMDPEVPLVVPEVNPDDIAGYTRRHIIANPNCSTIQMVTALKPLHDLARINRVVVATYQSVSGSGKDAMDELFNQTRGIYVNEPVRPEQFTKQIAFNVIPHIDVFMDDGSTKEEWKMVVETKKILDPAIKISATCVRVPVFIGHAEAVNLEFENPIEVEEARDALRAAPGVTVIDHRLDEGYVTPAECAGEDAVFVSRIRSDPTVEHGLALWVVSDNLRKGAALNAVQIAEKLTSDYLN
- a CDS encoding GIY-YIG nuclease family protein: MIVPSRELCRLPREPGAYVLVIDLTRELALDLKARSAVVLAPGRYAYCGSAYGPGGLRARIGRHLRPDKALRWHIDHLTSAGRVTVLAGVPGGQECALLRRVLAVRGAGVPVPGFGSSDCRRCPAHLTSVPADFEPRADQLR